A portion of the Oncorhynchus gorbuscha isolate QuinsamMale2020 ecotype Even-year linkage group LG19, OgorEven_v1.0, whole genome shotgun sequence genome contains these proteins:
- the LOC124005793 gene encoding twist-related protein 2-like, translating into MSEEMTGEESSSPGSPLDSLSNSEGELDRQPKRCGRKRTSSRKNGEDSDSPTPGKRGKKSSSSSPHSFEDLQTQRVMANVRERQRTQSLNEAFSSLRKIIPTLPSDKLSKIQTLKLAARYIDFLYQVLQSDELDSKMASCSYVAHERLSYAFSVWRMEGAWSMSASH; encoded by the coding sequence ATGTCTGAGGAAATGACCGGGGAAGAGTCGAGCTCCCCAGGCTCTCCACTAGACAGTCTCAGCAACAGTGAGGGGGAACTGGATAGGCAACCGAAGAGATGTGGGAGGAAAAGGACATCAAGCAGGAAAAACGGGGAGGATTCAGATAGCCCTACCCCTGGGAAAAGAGGGAAAAAGTCAAGCAGCAGCAGTCCACATTCTTTCGAAGACCTACAGACGCAACGAGTCATGGCGAACGTGCGCGAGCGGCAGAGGACGCAGTCACTCAACGAAGCTTTCTCGTCTTTACGGAAAATTATCCCCACTTTGCCTTCAGACAAACTGAGCAAAATACAAACCTTAAAACTTGCTGCCAGGTACATCGATTTCCTGTACCAAGTTCTGCAGAGCGATGAATTGGACTCCAAAATGGCAAGTTGTAGTTATGTGGCTCATGAGAGATTAAGCTATGCGTTTTCTGTGTGGAGGATGGAGGGCGCTTGGTCCATGTCAGCATCTCACTAG